Part of the Sandaracinaceae bacterium genome, GTCCGGCTGGCTCACGAGCAGCTCGTCTACGTTCACGCCGAGCTTGCGGGCGTACTGAGGGTCGAGCGCGTGCTCCGCGTCGATGAAGGCCGCGACACCGCCCATCTGCTGACACTGCGCGATGGCGTGCAGGGTGAGCGTGGTCTTACCGCTGGACTCCGGTCCGTAGATCTCGATGATGCGGCCCCGGGCGTAGCCGCCGACCCCGAGCGCGATGTCCAGCGAGATGGACCCGGTGGGGACGACGGGGACCTCTTCGGCGACCTTGTCGCCGAGCTTCATGATGGAGCCCTTACCGAAGCTCTTTTCAATGGAGCCGAGGGCTAGTTCGAGGGCTTTTTCGCGGTTCGGGTCTTGGGCCATGTCGCTGCGTTCTCCTGAACAGCTGTTTAGTTCAGGGCGTCCAGGCTGACAAGCAAAAAGAACGGGAAAAGCCGCTGTCACAGGGGGATGCTAGGCTTCGAAGCGGGGCGCGAGCCCCCTCCTGGACAGTCAGGCCGCAGCCGGGCCCGCCCAACGCCAGCGCCCGGAGGCCTCCACGTCGCGCGCGGTCCACGGCCGGATCCCATGGCGCGCCCGCACCTCCGCCAGCGGCTCCTCGAAGTGGCGCTCCCAGTACACAGGCAAGAGCGGGCTCGCCGCGCGCCCCCTCAGGAACGCGGCCCGCAGGCCCCTCCGCAGCGCCCAGAAGCGCGCCTCGAGCGCCATGTGCTTCAGCGACCCCAGCGCCATCAGCGCGACCGAGCTGGGCAAGCCGGTCTGCGCGAGCTGGAACGCGTGCAGCAGGATCTCGTCGTGCCCCTCGACGCCCAGCCCCGTCAGCACGTGCCACACGTCGTGGACGTGACGGATGCGCAAGATCAGATAGGCCTCGTCCGGGTCGGCGGTGTGCGCGGGTGGGATGTCGTACAGGTTCGTGCTGAGCCCATTGTCGTCCATGAAGCGCGCGAAGGCGCCTCCGAGCGTGCTGGCCGGCAGCGACCGCAGGTGGTCGAAGTCGATGTCCCCGAAGTGGGGGCGGTCGCGCATCAGGGCCGGCCCCTCCCCGGTCTCCATGACCCGGCTCGCGATCAGATGACGAAGCTGGTCCTGCGCCGAGAGCTCCTCGGCGAGCGCGATGTCCTCCGTGCGGTTCGAGTCTGCGAGCACACGTAGCACGCACCTGCCGACGGTCTTCCACTGCTCGGCGGTCATGCGGGTCGGGAGGTGGATGGCGGTGCGTGTCGTCATGACCGACATCATGAATGTGACGCCAGCTCGCTTTCAACTCGCTTTCCGGGCATGCTCCACCGACGATGCTCGAGGACCCCCTGCCCCGCGCCTCCCTCTCCAAGATCCCACGCCAGAAGCGCGCCATCGCGACCGTGCACAGCATCCTCGACGCCGGCATCCGAGTCCTCGAGCGCGAGGGCATCGAGGGCTTCACCTCCAACCGCGTCGCCGAGGTCGCGGGCGTCAGCCCCGGCTCGCTCTACCAATACTTCGCGAACAAGGAGATGGTCATGGCCGGCATCGTGGAGCGCGGCGTGCTCTCCGCCGAGCGCCAGATCCGCGCCGTCACGTTGAGCGCCGTGGACCTCCCGCCCAGCACGCTGGTCCGCCAGATCGCGTCCGCGCTGCTCATGAGCCTCGAGCCCTACGGCGCGCTGTTGGCCGAGATCCTCACGGCCACGCCGGTCCTTTCAGGAACTGGGCTGGCCGCCCTGCTGGAGACGCGCCTCGGGGACGCCGTACGCGACTTCCTGCTCGCGCACCCCATCGGCTACGGCATCCGCGGCGGCCGCGCAGGGCTCTACGTGATGGTCAACGGCGCCATCTTCGTTGGGCTCAAGTGGCTCAGCGAGCGCCCCGCCTTCGTGTCTCGCGAGGAGCTCGTCGAGTGCTTCGTGGCGCAGCTGGACACGCTGCTGGTCGTGCGCCCACCCGCCGCATTGTGATCCAGCCGCGCGCTTCGTCGTGCGCCCGCCACACCGTGACCCGGCCGCGTGCGTCGTGGCGCGCCCAGCCGTCGCGCCGTGACCAGGGCCCCGAACCCGCGTCGACGACGCGCGTGCCTCACCGCGGGTCGCAGACACGGAGACGCCCGCAGCCATGGACCGCGGGCGCCTCGACCGGAGCAGAACCGTGTAGCTCAGACGGTCGCGAACGCGTCCAAGGGGATGTCGTTGGCGCTCTGGTCCGCGCTCGCGATGACCTTGGCGCGGCTGGGCACCAGGGCGAGCACGTTCTGCGCGAAGTACAGCGCGGCGAACTTCTTGCCGGTGTAGTAGGCGCGGTCCGGGTGCGTCTCGCTCAGCCCCTCGAGCTTCTCGAGACCGAGCGCCGCCTGCTCCAGGAGCAGCCAGCCGATGGAGAGCTCGCCCATGATGCCGAGGAAGCGCTCGGAGCTGAGCGGGATGTTCTGCATCTGGCCGCCCTGGAACCACTGGATGAACTGCATGACGCACTGACCCACGGCGCCATGCGCG contains:
- a CDS encoding TetR/AcrR family transcriptional regulator encodes the protein MLEDPLPRASLSKIPRQKRAIATVHSILDAGIRVLEREGIEGFTSNRVAEVAGVSPGSLYQYFANKEMVMAGIVERGVLSAERQIRAVTLSAVDLPPSTLVRQIASALLMSLEPYGALLAEILTATPVLSGTGLAALLETRLGDAVRDFLLAHPIGYGIRGGRAGLYVMVNGAIFVGLKWLSERPAFVSREELVECFVAQLDTLLVVRPPAAL